Proteins encoded within one genomic window of Bacillus sp. 1NLA3E:
- a CDS encoding DUF1657 domain-containing protein, whose protein sequence is MTIASNVGQCLATVKGIEAQLSSLAINSQDREAQRTFHEAMLTIGEIKHDLMERKNTLEFEEPQYKKP, encoded by the coding sequence TTGACAATAGCCTCAAATGTAGGTCAATGCCTGGCAACAGTAAAAGGAATTGAAGCCCAATTATCCTCGCTTGCAATTAATTCCCAAGATCGGGAGGCACAGCGAACCTTCCATGAAGCAATGCTTACAATAGGTGAAATTAAGCATGATCTCATGGAAAGAAAAAATACCCTTGAATTTGAAGAACCACAATATAAAAAACCATAA